A window of Bacteroidota bacterium contains these coding sequences:
- a CDS encoding DUF2851 family protein, which yields MDILLINVVVPMLFSYGKRMQNFHLVSRATGILEQIDMENNRITKKFLSLKLEKPSAYTSQALIQLHNTHCIYKHCLQCAIGLQLIKQ from the coding sequence GTGGATATTTTACTTATAAATGTAGTAGTACCCATGTTGTTTTCGTATGGTAAGCGTATGCAGAATTTTCATCTGGTAAGCAGGGCTACCGGTATTCTTGAACAAATTGATATGGAAAATAACCGGATTACTAAAAAATTTCTATCTTTGAAATTGGAAAAGCCAAGTGCATATACAAGTCAGGCGTTGATTCAATTGCATAATACGCATTGCATTTATAAACACTGTCTGCAATGTGCC
- a CDS encoding DUF2851 family protein produces MTEDFLHYVWKYKLFDANQLATTDGLPVEVKSYGIHNSDSGPDFANAQIKIGDTLWAGNVEIHLRTSDWNRHRHQFDAAYTNVILHVVFENDTKLQNQIPVLELNKCIKPTLLATYEQMMNTKSGLPCEKQLHLVKPITVTTWLDRMLTSRLEEKTQHIEELLTQTNNHWEQTFYITLARCFGFKTNALPFELLARQTPVELLAKQKDNLLQLEALLLGQAGLLDTASNDAYEKSLVREYNFLQAKFKLTPVNGSLWKFARMRPANFPTVRLAQFAMLVHKSSGLWSKVLEAKNYKSLCSLFDINASGYWDTHYHFAVDSKLLPKHIGKMRWIFYL; encoded by the coding sequence ATGACTGAAGACTTTTTACATTATGTATGGAAGTATAAATTGTTTGATGCAAACCAATTGGCTACAACCGATGGATTGCCGGTAGAAGTGAAATCTTACGGGATACACAATTCCGATTCGGGGCCCGACTTTGCCAATGCACAAATTAAAATTGGCGATACGCTTTGGGCAGGAAATGTAGAAATACATTTGCGCACCAGCGACTGGAACAGGCACCGGCATCAATTTGATGCCGCCTATACCAATGTGATTTTGCATGTAGTTTTTGAAAATGATACCAAGTTGCAAAATCAGATTCCGGTGTTGGAATTAAACAAATGTATAAAGCCAACGTTGCTGGCTACATACGAGCAAATGATGAACACCAAATCAGGACTGCCGTGCGAAAAGCAACTGCATTTGGTAAAGCCCATTACGGTTACCACCTGGCTCGACCGCATGCTAACCTCGCGCCTCGAAGAAAAAACGCAACATATAGAAGAACTGTTAACTCAAACCAACAATCACTGGGAGCAAACATTTTACATTACGCTTGCCCGCTGCTTTGGATTTAAAACAAACGCGTTGCCATTTGAATTACTGGCAAGACAAACTCCGGTTGAACTGCTTGCCAAGCAAAAAGACAACTTGTTGCAACTAGAAGCCCTGCTTCTTGGGCAAGCAGGATTGCTTGATACGGCTAGCAACGATGCTTATGAAAAGTCATTGGTGAGAGAGTATAATTTTTTACAAGCCAAATTTAAGCTTACACCTGTTAATGGCAGTTTATGGAAATTTGCACGCATGCGGCCTGCTAATTTTCCAACAGTGCGTTTAGCGCAATTTGCAATGTTGGTGCATAAAAGTTCGGGGCTATGGAGCAAAGTGCTTGAAGCAAAAAATTACAAATCATTATGTAGCTTGTTTGATATAAACGCATCTGGCTATTGGGACACACACTATCACTTTGCGGTTGACTCAAAATTGCTGCCCAAGCATATTGGAAAAATGCGGTGGATATTTTACTTATAA
- a CDS encoding transcriptional regulator: MIENLNKAFESRVRLGIMSTLMVNDAVDFSTLKELLDITDGNLASHATALEGQGYIVISKQFVGKKPNTTYKATRDGKKAFTKHLDALEALLRNR; encoded by the coding sequence GTGATAGAAAATTTAAATAAAGCATTTGAAAGTCGTGTGAGGCTGGGTATCATGAGTACATTGATGGTAAACGATGCTGTAGATTTTAGCACCTTGAAAGAATTACTTGACATAACCGATGGTAACCTGGCAAGCCATGCAACAGCGCTCGAAGGGCAGGGTTATATCGTAATAAGCAAACAGTTTGTTGGCAAAAAACCAAACACTACCTATAAGGCAACAAGAGATGGGAAGAAGGCATTTACTAAGCATCTTGATGCATTAGAAGCGTTGCTGCGAAACAGATAG
- a CDS encoding DUF4173 domain-containing protein: protein MIKNLVIAFTLCAYCILFYLQLPGLNYFIFNLLLVLGIAITNTSCLKHAPWIAAAVGTVLGGLSVFLYGNQLSLYASIVSVAALAAYSFSETKTILLAIINSAYSFLCGWLFGLRIFFRNRFSASTKDKWHSSALLKIIVPSIVLLVFITLYLNANPILAKLFSQLNLDIISFQFFRFVLVGWAMLYGFYYYQRIETVTVYDAGCHSGLNRDTVTFTSWINNKLNIKAEINIGFITLLLLNLLLLLVNIVDVNYLFILKAIPADMTYSEYVHQGTNSLITSIVLAIAILLYYFRGCLNFEAEAIGLRVVSFAWIIQNVLLVYSTAYRNFLYIQEYSYTYKRIGVMLYLLVCVAGLALTLYKLVYKKSNWFLIRSCSWLMFGLLILFSFYNWDKFITTQNIEIATKQNRTLDKAYLLSLGYSNTPLLIAEAEKYQHKNKADRNYGSGVVRSNSISDDEYQQDYYDGFTHEHYTKKLSSKIAQLFTEQNKYGWQSSCIGKKSTISEILKLNEKHKISKLDFSHNAVSSLRDVALLSPDTLQLEYMQGLDMSLLPNIKNLKYLNLRGTKADTLNLMPALQEVRGLTLDECSIHNFSFLKNYPHIESLSARKNLINDCNSLAKVKQLRKVDLSFNMLINISALDSMTQLEELILFNAFAHYGCIFPQNSSLLKLDISNNDYIKNQDLKLNALTRLKELSANQLKLKSVKDLFKFDGAEKEIFHSLTTLQLNDNFISDLNSLVLFDKLQSLELANNNMVDIPTGLSSTIFNLKISDNAKLESISALADLKKLKTLDISSCPRIKSFVALQSLTSLETLDIGSCAINTMFPNMNLPALLELDLSYNPIDRLDSFSNSVNLKTLDIRGLMLSDVWQLGLFKYLTTLTFDQTFSAEHKEWVKKHMPQVQLDYVANNRYSPSL, encoded by the coding sequence ATGATTAAGAATCTTGTAATCGCTTTTACACTTTGTGCTTATTGTATTTTGTTCTACCTACAATTGCCGGGTTTAAATTATTTTATTTTCAATCTGTTGCTCGTATTGGGAATAGCCATTACCAATACATCATGCCTGAAACATGCACCGTGGATAGCTGCTGCAGTAGGTACCGTACTTGGTGGCCTTTCGGTTTTTCTTTATGGTAATCAACTTAGTCTCTATGCATCCATCGTGTCGGTTGCTGCTTTAGCCGCTTACAGTTTTAGCGAAACAAAAACTATTCTGCTTGCCATTATTAACAGTGCGTACTCGTTTTTGTGTGGGTGGTTATTTGGATTAAGGATATTTTTTCGAAACAGGTTTTCGGCAAGTACCAAAGACAAATGGCACAGTTCGGCTTTATTAAAAATAATTGTACCTTCTATCGTACTCTTGGTTTTTATTACGCTTTACTTAAATGCCAATCCCATTCTGGCAAAATTGTTTAGCCAACTGAATTTAGATATCATCAGTTTTCAGTTTTTTCGATTTGTATTAGTAGGGTGGGCTATGCTGTACGGTTTCTATTATTATCAACGCATCGAAACGGTAACCGTATATGATGCCGGTTGTCATTCAGGCTTGAATCGCGATACAGTAACTTTTACCAGTTGGATAAACAATAAACTCAATATTAAAGCCGAAATTAATATCGGTTTTATTACCCTGTTGCTTTTAAATTTACTTCTGTTGTTGGTAAACATAGTAGATGTAAACTATCTGTTTATTTTAAAGGCCATACCTGCCGATATGACCTATTCCGAATATGTGCATCAAGGCACCAACTCACTTATTACGTCTATCGTACTGGCTATTGCCATCTTGCTTTATTATTTCAGAGGGTGCTTAAATTTTGAAGCTGAAGCAATCGGCCTTCGTGTGGTTTCTTTTGCCTGGATTATTCAAAATGTACTTTTAGTTTACTCAACTGCATACCGCAATTTTTTATACATACAGGAGTACAGTTATACCTATAAGCGTATAGGAGTGATGTTATATTTATTAGTGTGTGTAGCTGGCCTTGCATTAACACTTTATAAGTTAGTATATAAGAAGTCTAATTGGTTTTTAATAAGGTCATGTTCATGGCTTATGTTTGGTCTGCTTATTTTATTCAGCTTTTATAACTGGGATAAATTTATTACGACTCAAAATATTGAAATTGCCACAAAGCAGAACCGCACGCTCGATAAGGCATACTTACTCTCGCTGGGATATTCAAATACTCCGCTACTAATAGCCGAAGCAGAAAAGTATCAGCATAAAAATAAGGCTGACCGAAATTATGGTTCTGGTGTTGTACGAAGCAATAGTATTAGCGATGATGAATATCAGCAAGATTACTATGATGGATTTACCCATGAACATTACACAAAGAAACTGAGTAGCAAAATTGCGCAACTGTTTACGGAGCAAAATAAATATGGATGGCAGTCATCTTGCATTGGAAAAAAAAGTACGATAAGCGAAATATTGAAGTTGAATGAAAAACATAAAATCAGCAAACTTGATTTTTCACATAATGCTGTAAGCAGCCTGCGTGATGTTGCATTATTAAGCCCCGATACCCTGCAGCTTGAATATATGCAAGGATTGGATATGTCACTTCTTCCCAACATAAAAAATCTTAAGTATCTTAATCTACGCGGCACAAAGGCAGATACGCTTAATTTAATGCCTGCATTGCAAGAGGTAAGAGGGTTAACTTTGGATGAATGTAGTATCCATAATTTTTCATTCCTGAAGAACTATCCACATATTGAATCGCTTAGCGCTCGAAAGAATTTAATTAATGATTGCAACAGTCTGGCTAAAGTGAAGCAATTAAGGAAAGTAGACTTAAGCTTTAATATGTTGATCAATATTAGTGCACTCGATTCGATGACACAACTTGAAGAATTAATTCTTTTCAATGCATTTGCTCACTATGGGTGCATATTTCCTCAAAATAGTTCGTTGCTTAAACTTGATATTAGCAATAATGATTATATAAAAAATCAGGACTTAAAATTGAATGCACTAACAAGGCTAAAGGAGTTGAGTGCAAATCAGTTGAAGTTGAAAAGCGTAAAAGACCTTTTCAAATTTGATGGTGCAGAGAAAGAAATATTTCATTCACTTACTACACTGCAATTGAATGATAATTTTATTTCAGATTTAAATTCGTTAGTACTGTTTGACAAACTTCAATCCCTGGAGCTGGCCAATAATAACATGGTTGACATCCCTACAGGTCTAAGCAGTACGATATTTAATTTGAAAATTTCTGATAATGCAAAACTTGAAAGTATATCGGCCCTGGCCGATCTTAAAAAACTTAAAACGTTGGATATCTCATCTTGCCCACGAATAAAAAGTTTTGTTGCGCTTCAATCATTAACAAGTTTAGAAACGCTGGACATTGGTTCGTGTGCAATAAATACCATGTTTCCAAACATGAATTTGCCGGCCCTGCTAGAGCTTGATCTTTCTTATAATCCTATTGATCGATT